Part of the Cryptococcus neoformans var. neoformans JEC21 chromosome 11 sequence genome, CCCGAGCTCTGATGACAAACATAGCCCTAGGTCACGCCGGTTGTGTCGATTCATAAGTCATATGCTTTTTAATTGACTTATCGCTTCGTCAGTCTCTTCGCAAACTTCGAGCTGCCATGTGCAATTATGTACCAACTCCGACAGGACAGCCAGTCATCTATTGCCTTCTACTTCTCATAAGCTCAACAATAGGATACTGTCTGTTTACAGGCATCACTCTGTGGGACAGTTGCCAGGCGAGATTACACGCTTTCTGGGATCATTTCACACGGTAAGTTACACAGAGCTTCCATTCTATTATCCGTGGCTTACGCGAACCGTCAGACCGAACTCGCGTTCATTTTTCTGATCGATACCCTCCGGAAGGTCAACTCAACAAAAGAGAGGACCGCTCGTGCCATGGGCAAATTTTGGATCGGGTTTTCTCATTCAAGGGGATAAGTTTGGCCCGAGGTCGATTCCGGGAACCAATTGGCGTTTGACTTGGAAGACAGAGAAAAGGTTCTGGAATTGGAATAAGACGATATAGGCAGAAAGGGGGAGAGCTCTTGGGCAGACGTTCTTGATGTTTGAAATCGTGCAGACCAATACATCAGTAGTTCAGTAATTCAGTAGATAGTCCATATCAAAAATTTAAAGAAGACTCAAATACCAATACATATATGCTCATACCCCGAGCAGAATCTATCGTCGATCCCCACCATAGAACCAGCTCCCAACGCCATACCTAATGCCGAAAGCCACTGCGCTCCCCAAAATCTGCACTCCAGCTACAAGCGCGCACAATGTTTGTTCTCGCATAGGCCCGAAATGGACTAGGAGGAAATTGAGAATGGTGAGATTTGTGGACGATTTGATGTGGATCTGTTGGTCTCCTCTTGATGATTTACTACGTTCCAAGCGAACTAGGCGGAGAAATTCTAGTATTTGGAGAGTTATTCTTGTCTTTGTTGGGGGTGGATTCTCAAAGGTTACTCGCGAGGGATGCAAGAGCCCGGTCTCCGCATCGAATCTATAAATGATGGCAGACAGAAATCATCAACCCATAAGCCACATGTTACAAAGCTTCTCACACATGATAAGCGGCATAGGAGGACTTACGCAGGTAATCGATGTCTTGGACAATCTACAAGTCCAAAGAGTTGAGGGCATGAGAGCACGAAGTTGAATATCTGCGGGATGAAGAATAGGATCAAAGTCTTGGAGAAATGTCCCTGGATAGCGACCGCGGAGAAGGCCATGCCTGTAAAGTAACAGAAGGTGTCTCCAGGAAAGGCCCTTGCTGGATACCTATCAGACTTCGTATTCAGCTCTGTGCTTACAAGTGCGGTTGCGAGAGATAGAGTGAGGTAGACGCACCAGTTATGCCATAAGAACCCAGCACAAACACCTGCAAGGGGCGCCATAAAGTACAAACTCATCAGATGCCGATCTACCACTTCCCCTATCGCCCATTCTAGCactcttccattttctGGCTGGTCGACTCCTAGCAGTCTCAAGAAACGTTCAGGCCAGATAGGAAGGAACAAAAGGTCGTTAAGAATGACGGAAAGCGCGATGAGGAGGGCTTGGATGACTTCCACACCGTTTATGCCGGCTAGGATGTTGATTGAGTTGGTGGTGAAAGTAGGGAGTAGGATGAGATAGATGTAGTATAGAGGTCCAAGGTCAACAACCCCGTTATCAACCCAttctcccatccccatcgTCCTCGCCCAACCTACCACTCCTTGTGGTAAGACGACACTCGTCGCCCCTCCGACCGAGTAATACACCAACAACGTGGGGACCGCAGCAACGATCGGAATGGGTAACTTGTGTCGCCATCGAATATCGAACAGGTCATCAATGAAGCCTAGCAATGTGGCTGtaagaagggagaggagggaggagaggtaTAATGTTAACTATAATAGCAGTCAGAAGTATTCATCTTGTTTATGAAGCTTGGTGACCAACCTCTCGCTGCGGAAAAACCTCGAGCATACCACCTTGGAAGAGGTGcgaaaagggaaaggggatgAATAACATCATTAAAGCAATGTACCAGCTTGCGCATGGTAACCCCAGACTCTCGGGACTATGTATACCACATCAGCATGCCAACTTCACGCCTCTCTCGAAGCCACATCCCAGAGCagaagggatggggaaTGATGACTCACATCCAAGGTCCACTCGTCCTCCCTCCAGGTTTCAACAAATCCCTGCCTCTCAAACCCTTCTCCACAAATGCCCCACTCACTCTGGGCACTATCCAAACAGCTCCCACAAAAGCTAGTAACGCAAATCCAATATTTGCTTGTAAAGCCGGTAAGGTCGGTTGTTTCGGTAATGGCACATTGGAGATGATTGACTCGATTGGTGGTGGGAGAGCGGGCAGGATAAGTGGGAGCAGagggttgaggatgagcaggagagagatggggatAAGAGTGGATGTGAGTAGTACTGGGGTGGGATGGCCGTAGCTCATTGTTGACATTTTGtgttgaaaaagagatggGATTGGAGAAATGTTCCGTCGGTTTGTTAGGTGTTGACGTGGAAACAATGCTGGCCGCGGTTATCTTTTATCTCAGGCACAATTCAAGATAATTTCCTACCGCTCAGTCTGTCTGGAAGTCTCTTCAAACAATCTATTCTACAAAAATATTGACAGGGCATCGCTGTAAAGTTCATAGCTTCATACGTGATCACTACTACTCTCAATTACATCGAAAGATTGTTATTTCTATGGCTGAATTTTCTAGTTTTTACTTCTTGGAGAGCAAAGAGCGACCGCTCATCTCTGTTCAACCCTGTCAGCAATGCTACAGATGATTTTGCTGGCAAAAAAACTTACCCTCAGGCTTGGGCAAACCAAGGATGTCCAAGATAGTAGGAGCAACGTCGGCAAGAGCTCCAGGCTCTTCGGAAACCTCAAGAGAACCTTTGTCGCCGGTGACGATGAAGGGGACGTGGTCTACACAATTAGTCAGCATGTCTAAAATCAGATACTGTCTGAAATGGACTCACTGGTAGTGTGGGCGGTGTGGGGGTTACCAGTCTCGGGGTCCAACATCTGCTCCGCGTTTCCGTGGTCGGCAGTCACACAGAGGACGTAACCAGCCTCTTCACAAGCGTCGTAAACAGTCTTGACAGCAGCGTCCGTAGCGGTGATAGCCTTGACAGCAGCATCATAGTCGCCAGTGTGGCCAACCATATCGGGAGGGGCAAAGTTGCACATGACAAATTCGTACTTGTCAGACTTGACAGTTTCAGCAACCTTGTCGGCAACACCTTGGACGGACATCTCGGGCTGCTTGTCGTAGGTGGCAACCTTGGGAGAGGGAATCATCTCACGCTTTTCATTTTCGAATTGCTTCTCGACACCAccgttgaagaagaaggtgacaTGGGCGTACTTTTCGGTCTCGGCAATGTGGCACTGCTTGACACCCTGCTTGGCGAGCCATTCAGCGAGGACGTTGGTCATAGCCTGAGGAGGGAAAGCGACAGGGAAGGGGAACTCGATGTTGTACCTGGACATGGTGGTGATGTGCAAGTCCTCGGGAACGTCAACCTCCATAGGCTTATCGGGGAGACCGAGCACCTGGGCAAGCTCTCGCATCCTGTCTGATCGGTAGTTGAACAAGTAGAGAGAGTCGCCCTTCTTGATTCGAGAGTCTTCTGAACCGGAGATGATGGGCTTGATGAACTCATCAGTCACATCCTTCTCGTAACCGTCCTCAACAGTCTTGATCAAACCCTCCTGGTCAGTTTTCTCACCCTCACCCTTGACCAAACCGTCGACCGCAATCTTGATACGGTCCCACCTCTTGTCACGGTCCATGGCATAGTATCTCCCAATAACGGTAGAAATCTCTCCGACACCGACTTCCTTGATGTAGTCTTGCAACTGTTTGATGTACTTGGTTGCAGACTTGGGAGCGGTGTCCCGACCATCACCGAAGAAGTGGATGTAGACATTGGCAATCCCGTACGACTTGGCCACTCGGAGAAGGGCGAACAAGTGTTGGATGTGAGAGTGAACACCACCGTCGGAAATGAGACCGAGCAAATGAAGTCGACCGGAGGTCTCCTTAGCGTGCTTCATGGCATCAACGATAGCAGGTTGGTCCTTGAATTCGTCCTTCTTGATGGCTAGTACATGTTAGCGCGCAATGTTCTTCCTTTCAAAAAAGACACAGGTAGAATACTCACACTGGTCAATCTTGACGATATCCTGCCAAACAATTCGGCCGGCACCAATGTTCAAGTGTCCAACTTCAGAGTTACCCATCAAGCCCTCCTTCAAACCGACAGCGAGACCGTGAGCTTCGAGCTCGACAAAGTTGTGCTTGTCGCGGATAGCATCCATGTGGGTGGTGTCACCGTGGAAAATGGCGttacccttctcctccgtGGAGAGACCCCAACCGTCGTGGACGCTGTatcgatgaagaaaggaaagagattaGCGTGTGCCTAGACGGACGACTCGATCACCCGCCCTCACCCCTCGTCGCCATTGCACAACCGCTCCTCTGTTGAGAATCATACTTACATCAAGCAGACCTTCTCTGTAAAGCAACATCAGCGACTGATAAAAAAGCGACCCTGCTAATTGTGGTTATACTCACTGTTGACCTGGACGGTCTTCTGTTTCTTGTTAGCATCGACGGCATCGGGAGAGGTCGGTGGACGAGTGGACATGATATGTATGTTTTTTCTAGAAATCTAGAGTTgtggagaaaaaaaagaatgaaatAGAAAGAAAAATGAAATGGGTACGCGACGTCACTCCCCAACGCGGGTTTTCAATTTCCTTTCCGCCAATCAAAACGCCGACAGCTGCAATGACGGAACAACGTAACTGTGCATATCTACATAACACATGCATATATGTATGCTATTACGTCCTCTATCCTACCACTCTGTGCAGCTTCTGAATGTCTATATCATCGTCAGCATACGTACTTTATAACAAGGAATTAAGTACTCACCGCTTAAGAGCACATCGCCCTGCTTGAGCACCTGTTCATACATCGCTGTCTTGTTCTGGCTCGCCAACTTGTTGGTAGTAATCACCCCGTTCACTTTATCAATTGTGCACGCCAATCGTCCGCTCGCAATAAACCTCGATAAGTCCTTGTCCATATACTGCTCGCTAACGCCAAATGAACGGCAAAACCTTTCCATCGTGAGACTCCTGTATGACTCGAGAAGCTGAGAGTAAGCCTTGATCCGCATCTCGCGGACATAATATCGGGCATGTGGGACGAGATAGGGGATGGTGAGAAGATACTGTTGCTCAACTTCGGCGAgggcgatgaagaaggcagaaTAGTTGCTCTTGTAGAGAGAGTTCGTCAAGCTGGCTAATGAAGGGATGTTGGGGAGGGCACCGTTAACTTCGGGGCTCGCGAGGaccttcatctttgttAGCTGCGCTTTTGTATCAGGAATTATCATATTTACCTTGTCCTTGATACCCTTTCTGTCGCATCCAACACCAGCAGCCAAAATGGTCAACGCCACAAACTCGTCATACTCCATCAACTCTGCTGCTGTAAAAGTAGACAATGAGTCGATAAGAAGCTCGGCAGCCTCTTTAAACTCTCGGATAGTCAAATGTCGGAGGGCACGATACACTTTCAATCGATTTCTTCGGTCCCAGTCACCACCAGAGTCGATAAGACTAGAATACATCAGTTAAAATATAGCTCCCATAAAGAAAGGCGCTTACTTGTTTGCACGGGTAATGTTGGTGGTGACGAGGTGGATGTCAGAGAAGAACAATCCAATTCGCACAATGGCCAAAACAAGATCGATTTTTGCTCCCAATCCTGCCGTCTTTTCAATCGCAATCTCCAAAGCCGGCAGCGCTCGCTCCTACAATACAAGTCGTCTCGATCAGCGACTCAACCCCACCAAACTACCAAACGCAAACCCACCTTATCCCCTATCCTAACAAAATACATCGCCTTATTCCTCAACAACTCCGAAATCTCACTGTCcccttcattctcttccgCATCTTTCAATTTACGATCATACTCCTCCACCTGCTGCttgttcttttcttccagcTTCTGGATAAGTTCCGTCTTGTCAGAGTTTATGCTCTTGAGATATGGAGCCATTTCTACGCGTAGAAGTTCAGGTCATCAGCAGGTTGTTCATGTAGAGAGCTCGAAGTCCTGTCCACGTGGGACATACCATCTTTCTCGACAGCCTCCCAGAAAGACTTCTCCGCTTCGTCCTTCTTGTAGTCAACATGTTGCACCTGATAATACCAAGTCGGAACCTTGAGGTTGGGGTAGGGAAGGGGCACGCTGTCGTCAGCCATGATCAATAAATACAGTTGTGAATCGTACGTATATAAATTGCTGTTTCACACTTATTGTGGACGACCATGAATCCTACGAGCGGTGACGCGGCGTAATAACAGTTTACGTAAACTGTTTTCTCTTACTTTTTAGGATTACGTAagttcttcctctgaaCAGCCTTTCCCTTGTTGCCCTTTGTGTTTTCACTCTATTCATAGAATCAAATACATTTTCCGCCTGCTCTATTCTTTCGGTCTTAATCCCTCCTCGAAGACGGTAGACGGACTAGCGGCGGCAAATTACCGCGTATCCTCCAACTGTCCAACCACAATACCATACCCGAATCAGCTCAATCTCCCTTCGTCGCAGAGATCACGTCGAATCGCGTCCCTATCCATCACCTCTTGCGAGCGCCAACCAAATCCCCAACCCTCCCCAACCTCACCCATTCACCATCTGATCCTACATACCCTCCAATAAGTATACTTCAACCATGTCGGATAACGCGGCGTTCAAGTTTGGGTCCTTTGATTATATATGTGAACATGCCGCTTTAGTGGTTTGTCCCATGCTTGGTGATCAGCAAGGGATGGCTCCGACATGTTACAGCCGAAACGTCCAACTGGGTAGTCAGATTATCTTCCAGCCGGGTGAGTGATCGGGATGGGCAACTACGGAAGGTTTAGTTTCAGTGCACTAACCAGATACCGATAGCAACATGCATCCTGCACATTGCTGCGTTGGTCATGGCGACCATCATGCTCCTTCACGTCCGTTCCAAATATACCGCTGTTGGCCGAAAAGAAATTGTCCTGTTTTTCTACATGTACATTTGGGTCGAGCTCTTCGCCATCTTCCTAGATTccgccatcatccccaCCGCCAACAAGGTCTACCCTGTGAGTCACTTTCACTTTCGACAAAATGACTTTTTGCCTGATAAGAGTAACCTTGTAGTGGTTCGCGGCGATATACGCGGGTAGCGTCGGCGCGCTGTATTGGTGTCTTCTTTTGAACGGTTTTGTCGGGTTTCAATTCCATGAAGACGGTACACCCATGTCACTATGGTTCCTTCGTATCTCCTCACTTGTCGTCGGTGCCGTCTGTTTTGGTATCCCAGTTGCTACATTCAAGGgaacctcctcttccatgtCACCGACAAATACTGTGGGATTGTTCATCACGTACTTGGTATTCCCTTGTGTGTGTGTCTTGATCTACTTTATCTCGCAGATGTTGTTAGTGGTTAGGACTTTGGATGACCGATGGGTAAGTCAAAATAAGTTTACATACATTGAAGGACTTATCTCTGGGAAGAAAAAGCTAAATAAAACGCGTAGGTTATTGGtgatctccttttcatGGCTGGTTTCTATATCGCCGGTGTCCTTCTGTTGGTCACCTTCTCAGTAACAATTTGTGACGCTGTTAAGCACTACGTCGATGGCGGTATGTCCTGAATATCCCCTACCGTCTCCCACATTTTATGGACTGACATCCTACCAGTTTTCTTCTCTaccctcgccttccttttcGCCGTCATGATGGTCTACAAATACTGGGACTGTGAGTTTTCACTCTGCCACATCGCGATTGTTCGAGATACATTCTGATAACTACTTGTCCAGCTATTACCAAGGAAGATCTTGAGTTCTCCGTTGGCTCTAAGCAAGCTGTATGGGACGTCAAAGACCCCCTCCTTGCCGTATGTCCTTTCTATTCCTTTCTTCCAATCGTCTACTGCAAACTGACTATTGGCCCTCTTACGATCGTAGACCGGTATGGAATACTACGAAGACGATGCCCAATCAGCATACCGCGGGGCCGGTGGATCCCTCGTTGGCGGATACAACGGTAACCAATACTATGGTAACCAACCTGGCTACGCTCAGAGCGCGTATGGGCAGCAAGGGTATGGCCAATATGGTGCCGGCGGCGGGTATGGGCAAGGACATTACTAGCTGGGCTAGTACATATGTGCCCTTTGAGATGATCAGCAgaatggaggaaagaggggcATTTTGTGATGCCAAGTTGTGACTTGTCGATG contains:
- a CDS encoding UDP-N-acetylglucosamine-dolichyl-phosphate N-acetylglucosaminephosphotransferase, putative; amino-acid sequence: MSTMSYGHPTPVLLTSTLIPISLLLILNPLLPLILPALPPPIESIISNVPLPKQPTLPALQANIGFALLAFVGAVWIVPRVSGAFVEKGLRGRDLLKPGGRTSGPWIPESLGLPCASWYIALMMLFIPFPFSHLFQGGMLEVFPQRELTLYLSSLLSLLTATLLGFIDDLFDIRWRHKLPIPIVAAVPTLLVYYSVGGATSVVLPQGVVGWARTMGMGEWVDNGVVDLGPLYYIYLILLPTFTTNSINILAGINGVEVIQALLIALSVILNDLLFLPIWPERFLRLLGVDQPENGRVLEWAIGEVVDRHLMSLYFMAPLAGVCAGFLWHNWYPARAFPGDTFCYFTGMAFSAVAIQGHFSKTLILFFIPQIFNFVLSCPQLFGLVDCPRHRLPAFDAETGLLHPSRVTFENPPPTKTRITLQILEFLRLVRLERSKSSRGDQQIHIKSSTNLTILNFLLVHFGPMREQTLCALVAGVQILGSAVAFGIRYGVGSWFYGGDRR
- a CDS encoding phosphoglycerate mutase, putative; this encodes MSTRPPTSPDAVDANKKQKTVQVNKKVCLIVHDGWGLSTEEKGNAIFHGDTTHMDAIRDKHNFVELEAHGLAVGLKEGLMGNSEVGHLNIGAGRIVWQDIVKIDQSIKKDEFKDQPAIVDAMKHAKETSGRLHLLGLISDGGVHSHIQHLFALLRVAKSYGIANVYIHFFGDGRDTAPKSATKYIKQLQDYIKEVGVGEISTVIGRYYAMDRDKRWDRIKIAVDGLVKGEGEKTDQEGLIKTVEDGYEKDVTDEFIKPIISGSEDSRIKKGDSLYLFNYRSDRMRELAQVLGLPDKPMEVDVPEDLHITTMSRYNIEFPFPVAFPPQAMTNVLAEWLAKQGVKQCHIAETEKYAHVTFFFNGGVEKQFENEKREMIPSPKVATYDKQPEMSVQGVADKVAETVKSDKYEFVMCNFAPPDMVGHTGDYDAAVKAITATDAAVKTVYDACEEAGYVLCVTADHGNAEQMLDPETGNPHTAHTTNHVPFIVTGDKGSLEVSEEPGALADVAPTILDILGLPKPEEMSGRSLLSKK
- a CDS encoding cell wall chitin biosynthesis-related protein, putative — translated: MSDNAAFKFGSFDYICEHAALVVCPMLGDQQGMAPTCYSRNVQLGSQIIFQPATCILHIAALVMATIMLLHVRSKYTAVGRKEIVLFFYMYIWVELFAIFLDSAIIPTANKVYPWFAAIYAGSVGALYWCLLLNGFVGFQFHEDGTPMSLWFLRISSLVVGAVCFGIPVATFKGTSSSMSPTNTVGLFITYLVFPCVCVLIYFISQMLLVVRTLDDRWVIGDLLFMAGFYIAGVLLLVTFSVTICDAVKHYVDGVFFSTLAFLFAVMMVYKYWDSITKEDLEFSVGSKQAVWDVKDPLLATGMEYYEDDAQSAYRGAGGSLVGGYNGNQYYGNQPGYAQSAYGQQGYGQYGAGGGYGQGHY